In one Kitasatospora cineracea genomic region, the following are encoded:
- a CDS encoding glycosyltransferase, translating to MKIAMLNPPHRFGQDTTRWITVPPQGYGGIQWVVATLIDGLLAAGHEILLVGAPGSTPQPGLTVSDATTYDTSRDALSAFGPDVVHDHTNGQLLPAEPGWPAVRTHHLNGVPEHTANGIYLSHAQRRAAGSAEAPVIRLPVNPDRYTYREEKEDFLLFLGRVSVHKGARDAAAFAQAAGLPLKLAGPAWEPDYLHGILTDYPGTAEYVGEVGGSRRTELLAAARALLVLSQPFGGPFGGEWTEPGATVVAEAAVSGTPVIASNNGCLAEIAPHVGTVLPVERTPTPEEAAKILAGLPVPEHLRVTAIEHWGHDVIASKYLEVYRRAAAGGIWA from the coding sequence GTGAAGATCGCCATGCTCAACCCGCCCCACCGCTTCGGGCAGGACACCACCCGGTGGATCACCGTCCCGCCGCAGGGCTACGGCGGCATCCAGTGGGTGGTCGCCACCCTCATCGACGGACTCCTCGCCGCCGGACACGAGATCCTCCTGGTCGGCGCTCCCGGCAGCACCCCCCAGCCGGGCCTCACCGTCTCCGACGCCACTACCTACGACACCTCTCGGGACGCGCTGAGCGCGTTCGGCCCGGACGTGGTGCACGACCACACCAACGGCCAGCTGCTGCCCGCCGAACCCGGCTGGCCCGCCGTCCGCACTCACCACCTCAACGGCGTGCCCGAGCACACGGCGAACGGCATCTACCTCTCTCACGCCCAGCGCCGCGCCGCCGGGTCCGCGGAGGCACCGGTCATCCGGTTGCCGGTCAACCCCGACCGCTACACCTACCGGGAGGAGAAGGAGGACTTCCTGCTGTTCCTCGGCCGAGTCTCCGTCCACAAGGGCGCAAGGGACGCCGCCGCCTTCGCCCAGGCCGCCGGCCTCCCACTGAAGCTCGCCGGACCCGCCTGGGAGCCGGACTACCTGCACGGCATCCTCACCGACTACCCCGGCACCGCCGAGTACGTCGGCGAGGTCGGAGGCAGCCGGCGCACCGAGCTGCTCGCCGCCGCCCGCGCCCTGCTCGTCCTCTCCCAGCCGTTCGGCGGACCCTTCGGAGGCGAGTGGACCGAGCCCGGGGCCACCGTCGTCGCCGAGGCCGCCGTCAGCGGTACCCCGGTCATCGCCAGCAACAACGGCTGTCTCGCCGAGATTGCCCCGCACGTCGGCACTGTCCTGCCGGTCGAGCGGACGCCCACCCCGGAGGAGGCCGCCAAGATCCTGGCCGGCCTCCCCGTCCCGGAGCACCTGCGCGTCACCGCGATCGAGCATTGGGGCCACGACGTGATCGCCTCGAAGTACCTGGAGGTCTACCGCCGCGCCGCCGCGGGCGGCATCTGGGCCTGA
- a CDS encoding type IV secretory system conjugative DNA transfer family protein, with translation MAAASNSTVARRPVLDGPADYLIVALIIVVVTVTVGTWATGQIAGLITHAAWPAVPFGEAFAVAKQIPQHLDDPKLAWPEQARADLPGPVGFAVATAIVVCMMITAGGFALRRLRRNRSVRGYASPAQLAKTMSAAAVVRRGPIVRPSLKGSRIKAADVAVQLGRTMAGMLLWACIESSVLMLAAPRQGKTSQVIIPWIKAWRGPMLVTSVRGDLLDATALIRRKLGPTLAMTPTGMVEWPDQVQWSPASGCADFGKAMQRADLMVRIGKSETSDSSGAGFFGATATSLLAAWLHAAEITDNSMEDVLRWAFNPHVEEPIKLLAESRRAEPGVAEMLDALYRQPGETRANLFSTVQTALTPLFSPLARRTFVPKTGNSIDIEAWLRSNGTIYLLVDKEDSKALAPLISAFVSEVFGTAKRIADRSPGGRLDPPLGALLDEVANVTPLPNLPDLMSFAGGSGIYVLAVLQNMAQARTIWGHDGAEMLWGSSTIKIALGGLGGAELEEFSKLAGIYRESLTTYQSGSHGTTMQTTLQDRKTVTPDEIRTLDEEKREALVIHATTPLAKVRMLRHYEGPDRKAYEESVQWARRYRAGELDPTEVVAA, from the coding sequence ATGGCCGCCGCCTCGAACTCGACCGTCGCCCGGCGGCCAGTGCTGGACGGTCCAGCGGACTACCTGATCGTGGCGCTGATCATCGTCGTCGTCACCGTCACCGTCGGTACCTGGGCCACCGGCCAGATTGCGGGCCTGATCACCCACGCCGCGTGGCCCGCCGTCCCGTTCGGTGAAGCATTCGCCGTCGCCAAGCAGATCCCCCAGCACCTGGACGACCCGAAGTTGGCCTGGCCTGAGCAGGCCAGGGCCGACCTGCCCGGTCCGGTCGGCTTCGCCGTCGCCACCGCCATCGTCGTCTGCATGATGATCACGGCAGGAGGCTTCGCCCTTCGCCGGCTGCGGCGCAACCGGTCCGTGCGCGGCTACGCCTCCCCGGCCCAGCTGGCGAAGACGATGTCCGCTGCGGCGGTGGTCCGACGCGGACCGATCGTGCGGCCCTCCCTCAAGGGGAGCCGGATCAAGGCCGCCGACGTCGCCGTGCAGCTCGGCCGAACCATGGCGGGGATGCTGCTGTGGGCCTGCATCGAGTCGTCGGTGCTGATGCTCGCAGCTCCTCGCCAGGGCAAGACCTCCCAGGTGATCATCCCGTGGATCAAGGCATGGCGGGGGCCGATGCTGGTCACCAGTGTCCGCGGCGACCTGCTCGACGCGACCGCGCTGATCCGGCGGAAGCTCGGCCCCACCCTGGCGATGACGCCGACCGGCATGGTCGAGTGGCCGGACCAGGTCCAGTGGTCGCCGGCCAGCGGATGCGCCGACTTCGGCAAGGCGATGCAGCGGGCCGACCTGATGGTCAGGATCGGCAAGAGCGAGACGTCCGACTCCAGCGGCGCGGGTTTCTTCGGCGCCACCGCGACCAGCCTGCTGGCGGCCTGGCTGCACGCCGCCGAGATCACCGACAACTCCATGGAGGACGTTCTCCGCTGGGCGTTCAACCCCCATGTGGAGGAGCCGATCAAGCTGCTCGCGGAGTCCCGCCGGGCGGAACCCGGCGTCGCCGAGATGCTCGACGCGCTGTACCGGCAGCCCGGAGAGACCCGTGCGAACCTCTTCAGCACGGTCCAGACCGCGCTGACCCCGCTGTTCTCGCCGCTGGCCCGCCGCACCTTCGTCCCAAAGACCGGCAACAGCATCGACATCGAGGCGTGGTTGCGGAGCAACGGGACCATCTACTTGCTGGTCGACAAGGAGGACTCCAAGGCGCTCGCGCCGCTGATCTCGGCGTTTGTCTCCGAGGTCTTCGGCACGGCCAAGCGAATCGCGGACCGCTCGCCGGGCGGCCGGCTCGACCCCCCGCTGGGTGCTCTGCTGGACGAGGTCGCCAACGTCACCCCGCTGCCGAACCTCCCCGACCTGATGTCCTTCGCGGGCGGCTCGGGCATCTACGTCCTGGCCGTCCTTCAGAACATGGCCCAGGCCCGCACCATCTGGGGACACGACGGCGCCGAGATGCTCTGGGGCAGCTCCACCATCAAGATCGCCCTCGGCGGCCTGGGCGGTGCCGAACTCGAAGAATTCTCGAAGCTGGCCGGCATCTACCGCGAGTCCCTGACCACCTACCAGAGCGGCAGCCACGGCACCACGATGCAGACCACCCTCCAGGACCGTAAGACCGTCACCCCGGACGAGATCCGCACCTTGGACGAGGAGAAGCGCGAGGCGCTGGTCATCCACGCCACCACACCCCTCGCCAAGGTCCGGATGCTGCGCCACTACGAAGGCCCGGACCGGAAGGCGTACGAGGAGAGCGTTCAGTGGGCACGCCGATACCGAGCCGGGGAACTCGACCCGACCGAGGTGGTGGCCGCGTGA
- a CDS encoding DnaB-like helicase N-terminal domain-containing protein, producing the protein MTNPDLALRAEQAVIGAALRDPQQLDQIAYLTPDRMAHPTNRALLGALIESRTSNPAAPATRMPELVAQKAAVRGVGADYLRRLADAAPQPRAIASYARLVQEAAVRRDLALHLDRLRAPSAGQRGPEPALDRLTQRLEQAPLTAKFSEPAPEPYQPRPLPANSQEVRLDLRLERQDTVLADLLQNPEHIREVSAWLYPEAFEAGPRREVYEAIVVLAERGDPVDTLTVEWEVDRQDPERYEVKVEVIVEERPDYLARLATTAVVVGAAVELGGEIMAEDIRATLANDFGSIDVTARGPGAEPKPSPDVRVTGPAPQVEPAPLLQPPPAQQAHVVQPNVRP; encoded by the coding sequence ATGACCAACCCCGACCTCGCGCTGCGCGCCGAGCAGGCCGTCATCGGTGCCGCCCTGCGCGATCCCCAACAGCTCGACCAAATCGCCTACTTGACGCCCGACCGCATGGCCCACCCGACCAACCGGGCCCTGTTGGGCGCCCTGATCGAGTCGCGGACCAGCAACCCCGCGGCTCCCGCTACCCGAATGCCGGAACTGGTCGCCCAGAAGGCCGCCGTCCGGGGAGTCGGCGCGGACTACCTCCGGCGGCTTGCCGACGCGGCACCACAGCCCCGGGCTATCGCGAGCTACGCCCGGCTCGTACAGGAAGCCGCGGTCCGACGCGACCTTGCACTCCATCTCGACCGACTTCGCGCGCCCAGCGCTGGTCAGCGCGGGCCGGAACCAGCTCTCGACCGGCTTACCCAGCGGCTCGAACAGGCCCCGTTGACGGCCAAGTTCAGCGAGCCGGCTCCCGAGCCGTACCAGCCGAGACCCCTGCCGGCCAACAGCCAGGAGGTTCGGCTCGACCTCCGGCTTGAGCGCCAGGACACTGTCCTCGCGGATCTCCTCCAGAACCCGGAGCACATCCGGGAGGTGAGTGCCTGGCTCTACCCCGAGGCTTTCGAAGCGGGGCCACGACGGGAGGTCTATGAGGCCATCGTCGTGCTCGCTGAGCGCGGCGACCCCGTCGACACGCTCACCGTCGAGTGGGAGGTGGACCGGCAGGACCCTGAGCGCTACGAAGTCAAGGTCGAGGTCATCGTGGAGGAACGTCCCGACTACCTCGCGAGGCTCGCCACCACAGCCGTTGTTGTCGGCGCTGCTGTTGAACTGGGTGGGGAGATCATGGCGGAGGACATTCGGGCAACGCTGGCGAACGATTTCGGCAGCATTGACGTGACCGCTCGCGGCCCGGGCGCAGAGCCGAAGCCGAGCCCGGACGTCAGGGTGACCGGGCCTGCTCCCCAAGTGGAGCCCGCCCCACTTCTCCAACCGCCTCCGGCACAGCAGGCCCACGTCGTCCAGCCGAACGTCCGGCCGTGA
- a CDS encoding VirB4 family type IV secretion system protein — protein MFRQRSTDLPVLDLTDVLGRPTPVAPKPAKQKAPKQRREPVAPRRGYARPFAGRSPRMPEIPVFRGSTGQVQGLYPWLYGASMPPAGAYIGVDCLAGGAFSCHPIEWLHRGLITNPNLLVTGVPGTGKSATVKVLATRLAAYGVRTFVLGDIKNEYAPLARAFGVEPVELGPGLRNRLNPLDAGPLGANLPADPEELRERLDEVHRRRITLLSSLLVMRLGRNLTPTEEAALSLAIKHASGQATGASHLQDPTIPQVWALLRDPLPEMAEDLRVRDADVSELREMIRPAADALGNMVRGSLSGLFDGPTTVRPDFAAPIQTVDLSRIDGRGDETVAMTLACVSSWGQAAIDEPGGPVRLVVRDELWRAMRVPAMIRKLDSDLRLSRAQGTIQVLSTHRLADFEAVGAQGSEEVSIARNLIASCDVRICLRQDTAPLAMTRDAIGLTDTECAHIASWSGEQIGRAIWKIGRTSSHVVQTILSPIERQLYYTNERMAV, from the coding sequence ATGTTCCGCCAACGTTCGACCGACCTCCCCGTCCTCGACCTGACCGACGTGCTCGGCCGGCCGACCCCGGTCGCCCCGAAGCCCGCCAAACAGAAGGCGCCCAAGCAGCGCCGCGAGCCGGTCGCGCCCCGGCGCGGCTACGCCCGGCCCTTCGCCGGCCGGTCCCCCCGGATGCCGGAAATCCCGGTCTTCCGAGGCAGCACCGGCCAGGTCCAGGGTCTCTACCCCTGGCTGTACGGGGCCTCGATGCCCCCCGCCGGGGCCTACATCGGCGTCGACTGCTTGGCCGGAGGCGCTTTCTCCTGCCATCCGATCGAGTGGCTGCACCGCGGACTGATCACCAACCCGAACCTGCTGGTGACCGGCGTGCCCGGCACCGGCAAGTCGGCGACGGTCAAGGTCCTCGCCACCAGGCTCGCCGCCTACGGTGTACGCACCTTCGTGCTCGGCGACATCAAGAACGAGTACGCACCGCTGGCCAGGGCGTTCGGTGTCGAGCCCGTCGAGCTTGGCCCCGGCTTGCGTAACAGGTTGAACCCGCTGGACGCCGGGCCGTTGGGCGCGAACCTGCCGGCCGACCCGGAGGAGCTGCGCGAGCGCCTGGACGAAGTCCACCGGCGCCGAATCACCCTGCTGTCCTCTCTGCTGGTCATGCGGCTCGGCCGCAACCTCACGCCCACAGAGGAAGCCGCACTCTCCCTGGCGATCAAGCACGCCTCCGGCCAGGCCACCGGCGCCAGCCACCTCCAGGACCCGACGATCCCGCAGGTGTGGGCCCTGCTGCGCGACCCGCTACCCGAGATGGCGGAGGACCTCCGCGTCCGTGACGCCGACGTGAGCGAGCTGAGGGAGATGATCCGGCCGGCCGCCGACGCCCTCGGCAACATGGTCCGCGGAAGCCTCAGCGGTCTGTTCGACGGACCGACCACCGTCCGTCCCGACTTCGCCGCACCGATCCAGACCGTCGACCTCTCCCGGATCGACGGCCGCGGTGACGAGACCGTTGCCATGACCCTGGCCTGCGTCAGCAGTTGGGGCCAGGCCGCGATCGACGAGCCCGGCGGCCCCGTCCGCCTGGTCGTCCGCGACGAGCTGTGGCGCGCGATGCGCGTTCCCGCGATGATCCGCAAGCTCGACTCCGACCTCCGGCTCTCCCGCGCGCAGGGCACCATCCAGGTCCTCAGCACGCACCGGCTTGCCGACTTCGAGGCCGTCGGCGCCCAGGGCAGCGAAGAGGTCAGCATCGCCCGCAACCTCATCGCGTCCTGTGACGTGCGGATCTGCCTGCGCCAGGACACCGCGCCGCTCGCCATGACGAGGGACGCCATCGGCCTCACCGACACCGAGTGCGCGCACATCGCCAGTTGGTCGGGTGAGCAGATCGGCCGCGCGATCTGGAAGATCGGCCGGACCAGCTCCCATGTGGTCCAGACCATCCTCAGCCCGATCGAGCGGCAGCTCTACTACACCAACGAGCGAATGGCCGTGTGA
- a CDS encoding glycosyltransferase family 2 protein produces the protein MTVPLTVAVCSNRPDLLLAALDRLPGVLGTDDHLVVVVDTAADAATQRRLTVPADRRTVLFNGATIGLSYSRNLALKEAPTRHVVFVDDDIVPTTDAVEDLRAALADGAHVAGTRITADLQGRRTPWWLTTGQLHYLGSHHPDLPASIWGGCFALDRDHARLLGLDFDSRLGRVGTNLASAEDTTLVRELTALGATTAVLHDTQVRHLIPAHRLRPGYLLRRAYWQGRSEVRRGTARAGLHKEWRRNRSSGPGARPAVLAVLYTAAVLTGIGRELLDPARRRS, from the coding sequence ATGACTGTCCCGCTCACGGTGGCGGTGTGCAGCAACCGGCCCGACCTGCTGCTGGCCGCCCTCGACCGGCTCCCCGGCGTACTCGGCACGGACGACCACCTCGTGGTCGTCGTGGACACCGCCGCGGACGCCGCCACCCAGCGGCGGCTCACCGTGCCCGCCGACCGGCGCACCGTCCTCTTCAACGGGGCCACCATCGGCCTGTCGTACAGCCGCAACCTAGCGCTGAAGGAGGCCCCCACCCGACACGTCGTGTTCGTGGACGACGACATCGTGCCCACCACCGACGCCGTAGAGGACTTGCGCGCCGCCCTGGCCGACGGGGCGCACGTGGCCGGCACCCGGATCACCGCCGATCTCCAGGGCCGCCGAACCCCGTGGTGGCTGACCACCGGGCAGCTGCACTACCTCGGTTCCCACCACCCGGACCTGCCCGCCAGCATCTGGGGCGGGTGCTTCGCCCTCGACCGCGACCACGCCCGGCTGCTCGGCCTCGACTTCGACAGTCGTCTGGGCCGCGTGGGCACCAACCTGGCCTCCGCCGAGGACACCACGCTCGTGCGCGAACTCACCGCCCTCGGCGCGACCACCGCTGTTCTCCACGACACGCAGGTGCGCCACCTGATCCCTGCCCACCGGCTCCGCCCCGGCTACCTCCTGCGCCGTGCCTACTGGCAGGGCCGCAGCGAGGTCCGCCGCGGCACCGCCCGCGCCGGCCTGCACAAGGAGTGGAGACGCAACCGCTCCAGCGGCCCCGGCGCTCGCCCCGCCGTGCTCGCCGTCCTCTACACGGCCGCCGTGCTGACCGGCATCGGCCGCGAACTCCTCGATCCCGCTCGGAGGCGCTCGTGA
- a CDS encoding TrmH family RNA methyltransferase, translated as MPAIQRITSRNARFQQWEALLTNRKKRNQLGEFLVQGVRPISLAVEYGWPIHALLYDDRRKLSGWAQELLRTTRAERIVMAPELLAELGEKTEGVPEVIAVVGMPADDLNRIEVGPDFLGVLFDRPTTPGNIGSIIRSADAFGAHGMIVSGHAADVYDSKAVRATTGSLFSLPSVRVPGPNEVMAWVEQQRAAGRPLVLVGTDEKGDADVFDFDLTQPVLLLVGNETTGLSSTWRELCDFTVSIPMTGAASSLNAANATTAVLYEAARQRIAAGQRSR; from the coding sequence GTGCCAGCGATCCAGAGGATCACCTCCCGCAACGCCCGGTTCCAGCAGTGGGAGGCGCTGCTCACCAACCGGAAGAAGCGCAACCAGCTCGGTGAGTTCCTGGTGCAGGGGGTTCGGCCGATCTCGCTGGCGGTGGAGTACGGCTGGCCGATCCACGCGCTGCTCTACGACGACCGGCGGAAGTTGTCCGGGTGGGCGCAGGAGTTGCTGCGGACGACCCGGGCTGAGCGGATCGTGATGGCGCCGGAGCTGCTGGCCGAGCTGGGTGAGAAGACCGAGGGCGTGCCCGAGGTCATCGCGGTGGTCGGCATGCCGGCGGACGACCTCAACCGGATCGAGGTAGGGCCGGACTTCCTCGGCGTCCTCTTCGACCGGCCGACCACGCCGGGCAACATCGGGAGCATCATCCGGTCCGCGGATGCCTTCGGCGCACACGGGATGATCGTTTCGGGCCACGCCGCCGATGTCTACGACTCGAAGGCTGTGCGGGCGACCACGGGCAGCCTCTTCTCGCTGCCGTCCGTCCGTGTGCCGGGGCCGAACGAGGTGATGGCCTGGGTGGAGCAACAGCGGGCCGCCGGTCGTCCGCTGGTCCTGGTGGGCACGGACGAGAAGGGCGACGCCGATGTCTTCGACTTCGACCTGACTCAGCCGGTGCTGCTGCTGGTGGGCAACGAGACGACCGGGCTGTCCAGCACGTGGCGGGAGCTGTGCGACTTCACGGTGAGCATCCCGATGACCGGGGCGGCCAGTTCGTTGAACGCGGCGAACGCTACGACCGCAGTTCTGTATGAGGCTGCCCGGCAGCGGATCGCGGCCGGGCAGCGCTCGCGCTGA
- a CDS encoding HAD family hydrolase, whose product MTKPAKPAAPAVETIATDVGGVLYYDEPFELAWLQGVLELAGEADPTLTIERFTAEMRRFYLQRASATASPGLYSPAGAHAWTSVRRRWSDLAQLVPDAVTALATLAEHRPVCVVANQPPECEEVLRASGATEHLALVALDTTVGIAKPDPGLLGWAIEQLGWNPATTLMVGDRPDHDAAPAQRLGAHAALVTPPTGWSAPPGTDPALVAAYREVRAERMEVRRHPAADHSLHALDLADLTTRFADRVSARHRTVVVR is encoded by the coding sequence GTGACCAAGCCCGCCAAGCCCGCCGCCCCGGCCGTCGAGACCATCGCCACCGACGTCGGCGGCGTCCTCTACTACGACGAGCCCTTCGAACTCGCCTGGCTCCAAGGCGTCCTGGAGCTGGCCGGCGAGGCCGACCCGACTCTGACCATCGAGCGGTTCACCGCCGAGATGCGCCGCTTCTACCTCCAGCGGGCCAGCGCCACCGCCAGCCCCGGTCTCTACAGCCCGGCCGGCGCGCACGCCTGGACCAGCGTCCGCCGCCGCTGGTCCGACCTCGCGCAGCTGGTCCCCGACGCCGTCACCGCCCTCGCCACCCTCGCCGAGCACCGGCCGGTGTGCGTGGTCGCCAACCAGCCCCCCGAATGCGAGGAGGTCCTGCGCGCCAGCGGCGCCACAGAGCACCTGGCCCTCGTCGCCCTCGACACCACCGTTGGCATCGCCAAGCCCGACCCCGGCCTGCTCGGCTGGGCGATCGAGCAGCTCGGCTGGAACCCGGCCACCACCCTGATGGTCGGCGACCGGCCAGACCACGACGCCGCCCCCGCCCAGCGCCTCGGTGCCCACGCCGCGCTCGTCACCCCGCCCACCGGCTGGAGCGCCCCGCCCGGCACCGACCCGGCGCTGGTCGCCGCCTACCGGGAGGTGCGGGCCGAACGCATGGAGGTCCGCCGGCACCCCGCCGCCGACCACAGCCTGCACGCCCTCGACCTCGCCGACCTGACCACCCGGTTCGCCGACCGCGTTTCGGCCCGGCACCGCACGGTGGTGGTCCGATGA
- a CDS encoding NAD-dependent epimerase/dehydratase family protein: MALHLVTGGAGFIGSHLADRLLAAGHEVVVLDNLDGGKKENVPDGARLVVGSIADRGTVDDLFADHTFDSVFHLGAFAAEGISHAVKAHNYEVNVLGSIHLINAALRTRVRYFSYASSVAVYGTGRVPMCEDDHPQPVDSYGNAKLTIERELAITAHMQGLPFTALRMHNVYGERQNMGDPLRNAVAIFLNQILRGEPITVYGDGSQRRSFTYVHDIVGCFLDAADNSQHWNRVINVGSQQPCTVLEMAHAVREAMGVPDHPIRHLETREEVHAAYTSSELARMLLGDWKDTPLAAGLAATAAWAKGHGPVTPRSTLTLETGSDTQPEWYTTATSRTDTP, translated from the coding sequence ATGGCCCTTCACCTGGTGACCGGCGGAGCCGGATTCATCGGCTCCCACCTCGCCGACCGGCTCCTGGCCGCCGGACACGAGGTCGTCGTCCTCGACAACCTCGACGGCGGCAAGAAGGAGAACGTCCCCGACGGCGCGCGGCTCGTTGTCGGCTCGATCGCCGACCGGGGCACCGTGGACGACCTCTTCGCCGACCACACCTTCGACAGCGTCTTCCACCTGGGAGCCTTCGCCGCCGAGGGCATCAGCCACGCCGTCAAGGCCCACAACTACGAGGTCAACGTCCTCGGCAGCATCCACCTGATCAACGCCGCCCTGCGCACCCGCGTCCGGTACTTCTCCTACGCCTCCTCCGTCGCCGTCTACGGCACCGGCCGCGTCCCGATGTGCGAGGACGACCACCCCCAGCCCGTCGACAGCTACGGCAACGCCAAGCTCACCATCGAACGCGAACTCGCCATCACCGCGCACATGCAGGGCCTGCCGTTCACCGCGCTGCGGATGCACAACGTCTATGGCGAGCGCCAGAACATGGGCGACCCCCTGCGCAACGCCGTGGCGATCTTCCTCAACCAGATCCTGCGGGGCGAGCCGATCACCGTCTACGGCGACGGCAGCCAGCGCCGCTCCTTCACCTACGTCCACGACATCGTCGGCTGCTTCCTCGACGCCGCCGACAACTCCCAGCACTGGAACCGGGTAATCAACGTCGGCAGCCAGCAGCCCTGCACCGTCCTGGAGATGGCCCACGCGGTCCGCGAGGCGATGGGCGTGCCGGACCACCCGATCCGACACCTGGAGACCCGCGAAGAGGTCCACGCCGCCTACACCAGCAGCGAACTCGCCCGGATGCTGCTCGGCGACTGGAAGGACACCCCGCTGGCCGCCGGCCTCGCCGCCACCGCCGCCTGGGCCAAGGGCCACGGCCCCGTCACCCCGCGCAGCACGCTCACCCTCGAAACCGGCTCCGACACCCAGCCCGAGTGGTACACCACCGCCACCTCCCGGACGGACACCCCGTGA